The following proteins come from a genomic window of Companilactobacillus pabuli:
- a CDS encoding acyltransferase, whose protein sequence is MAEVKTRKKKYLHEVDLMRVLFIGGVLLNHTTTAFRNNVGSGSGSELFLEASHLALHFTRMGFMFMTGLVLVLNYYNKEHHWLKFWKKRYISVGIPYIGWNAIMMWFTTITAGIALNWPNYFQNLFDAIIHGNKFYMYYIIVTFQLYLIFPLLVYMFKKFKNHHLAVLTVSAVLQLLLVIGIKYWLPGVDRDGWWYLFRAYGLNILVYQFYFIAGAFVAIHYDQVDRFIEKNHRMIGWSTLALAIGTVALFFGNINILKLSLSASLSIHQPLIFIYDTFMIAFVFWIGRQYAHARNHGFPNWLEKIIKNMSKVSFGIYLVQTIPVTILYGILSVIHLPSIVTLLLLPFGYAFVLGGSFLISWFCYKVPPFGILIGRPQHIFSAKKAKGVVENVKNNESIKQTVKE, encoded by the coding sequence TTGGCTGAAGTAAAAACTAGAAAAAAGAAATATCTCCATGAAGTGGACCTGATGCGCGTGCTTTTCATTGGTGGGGTGTTGTTGAATCATACGACAACCGCTTTTAGAAATAATGTCGGCAGTGGATCGGGGAGTGAGTTGTTCTTAGAGGCTTCTCACTTGGCACTTCACTTTACCAGAATGGGTTTCATGTTTATGACAGGACTAGTTTTGGTACTAAATTATTACAATAAAGAACATCATTGGCTGAAGTTTTGGAAGAAACGTTATATCAGCGTTGGAATTCCTTATATTGGCTGGAATGCCATTATGATGTGGTTCACGACAATTACAGCTGGAATTGCCCTGAATTGGCCTAATTACTTCCAGAATTTATTTGATGCAATTATTCATGGTAACAAATTCTACATGTACTATATTATTGTTACTTTCCAGTTGTATTTGATTTTTCCACTACTGGTCTACATGTTTAAGAAGTTTAAAAATCATCATTTGGCTGTTTTAACTGTCAGTGCCGTCCTCCAGCTACTCTTAGTAATTGGAATTAAATATTGGTTGCCAGGAGTTGACCGTGACGGTTGGTGGTACTTATTTAGAGCCTATGGATTAAACATTTTAGTTTATCAATTTTACTTTATCGCTGGAGCTTTCGTAGCTATTCACTATGATCAAGTAGATCGTTTTATCGAAAAAAATCACCGTATGATTGGTTGGTCAACTTTGGCTTTGGCAATTGGTACGGTTGCATTATTCTTTGGAAATATTAATATTTTGAAACTCAGTTTGAGTGCCAGCTTATCAATTCACCAACCATTAATTTTTATTTATGACACGTTCATGATTGCATTTGTTTTCTGGATTGGTCGTCAATATGCTCACGCTAGAAATCATGGTTTTCCAAATTGGTTAGAAAAAATTATTAAAAATATGTCAAAAGTTTCCTTTGGGATTTATTTAGTCCAAACAATTCCAGTAACAATACTCTATGGAATCTTGAGTGTAATTCATTTACCTTCAATCGTAACGTTGTTGCTATTGCCATTCGGTTACGCTTTCGTGTTAGGAGGATCATTCTTAATTTCTTGGTTCTGCTACAAGGTACCACCATTTGGAATTTTAATTGGACGCCCACAACACATATTTAGTGCAAAAAAAGCTAAAGGAGTAGTTGAAAATGTCAAAAATAACGAATCAATTAAACAAACAGTTAAGGAATAA
- a CDS encoding aliphatic sulfonate ABC transporter substrate-binding protein, which yields MSKKKKNLKKLLISVVLVFWAAIAIYGFKQTDAGAATSGLETVTIGYQKGDPFDIAKQRGEFSKKMEKKGYKVVFKEFSDGNSLMQALKAGSVDYARTGDTPPVSALSTGTKLTYVAASSSKAKGSGILVKNSSSISSIKDLKGKKVAYTKGTSSQYMLLAALKKAGMSPDDITWVNMDQSSASVAFSKGKVDAWSTWDPYTAQAQLTQNAKLVTNGVGITNNRDYILTTKSYAKKNTEISKYLIKYLQEDMKWANNNHSELITMMSKSLKVSKSVVKKMIGRRTYGISTMNSTYVKEEQKIADLFYEEGLIENKVTVSDSGNYK from the coding sequence ATGAGTAAGAAAAAGAAAAATTTAAAAAAATTATTGATCAGTGTCGTCTTAGTCTTTTGGGCAGCGATTGCAATTTATGGCTTTAAACAGACGGATGCTGGAGCCGCTACTTCCGGATTAGAAACAGTGACGATTGGTTATCAAAAAGGTGATCCGTTCGATATTGCCAAGCAACGTGGTGAATTTTCTAAGAAGATGGAGAAGAAAGGCTATAAAGTGGTTTTTAAAGAGTTCTCTGATGGAAATTCTCTAATGCAAGCTTTGAAAGCTGGTAGTGTTGATTATGCCAGAACTGGAGATACACCACCGGTTTCAGCACTTTCGACTGGGACAAAATTGACTTACGTCGCTGCCAGTTCATCGAAGGCTAAAGGTTCCGGTATCTTAGTTAAGAATTCTTCAAGCATTTCTTCAATTAAAGATTTGAAAGGTAAGAAAGTTGCCTATACTAAAGGGACTAGTTCTCAATACATGTTACTAGCAGCTTTGAAGAAAGCCGGTATGAGTCCTGATGACATCACTTGGGTCAACATGGATCAATCCAGTGCCAGCGTAGCCTTTTCTAAAGGTAAGGTCGATGCTTGGTCAACTTGGGATCCATACACAGCTCAAGCACAATTGACACAAAATGCTAAATTAGTGACAAACGGTGTTGGAATTACTAATAATCGTGATTATATTTTAACAACGAAAAGTTATGCCAAGAAGAATACTGAAATTTCGAAGTATTTGATCAAGTATCTACAAGAAGATATGAAATGGGCTAACAACAATCACAGTGAGTTGATTACGATGATGAGTAAATCGTTGAAAGTTTCTAAGTCGGTCGTTAAGAAGATGATAGGACGCCGAACTTATGGAATTAGTACGATGAATAGCACGTATGTTAAGGAAGAACAAAAGATTGCTGACTTGTTTTATGAAGAAGGTTTGATTGAAAATAAAGTTACAGTTAGCGATTCTGGAAATTATAAATAA
- a CDS encoding ABC transporter permease subunit, producing MQKPVTLTTTRKKINLPVDKILPFLIPIIVILFWQVSSTLGWLSTSVLPSPLAVLQDGIKLTQSGELPKNLSISLYRATVGLLIGGGVGFILGFINGMSNTCRLLFDSSIQMFRNIPHLALIPLIILWLGINESAKISLVAIGTMFPVYINTFHGIRSVDPDLIEMGESYELSKRQMFFKIIFPAALPQILVGIRYALGVMWTTLIVAETISASSGIGYMANNAEDFVDMETVILCIVVYAVLGKISDLVAKSFESLLLDWQNTGRSNA from the coding sequence ATGCAAAAACCTGTGACTTTAACGACGACACGTAAAAAAATCAATCTGCCAGTCGATAAAATTTTGCCTTTCTTAATTCCTATTATTGTAATTTTGTTTTGGCAAGTTAGTAGCACGCTAGGTTGGTTATCAACTTCAGTTTTACCCTCACCTCTAGCTGTTCTTCAAGATGGTATCAAACTAACACAATCTGGAGAATTACCTAAAAATCTCAGTATCAGTCTTTACCGAGCTACCGTTGGACTTTTAATTGGTGGTGGCGTTGGTTTTATTCTTGGTTTTATCAATGGTATGTCCAACACTTGTCGCTTATTATTTGATTCATCGATTCAAATGTTTCGTAACATTCCCCATTTGGCTTTGATTCCCCTAATCATTCTTTGGTTAGGTATTAACGAATCAGCTAAGATTTCACTAGTTGCGATTGGAACAATGTTTCCTGTCTACATCAACACTTTCCATGGAATCCGCTCAGTCGATCCAGATTTGATTGAAATGGGTGAATCATACGAACTTTCAAAACGACAAATGTTTTTCAAAATTATTTTTCCAGCCGCTTTACCACAAATTCTCGTTGGTATTCGTTACGCCCTAGGTGTAATGTGGACTACTTTGATTGTTGCTGAAACTATCTCAGCCAGTTCAGGTATTGGATATATGGCAAATAATGCGGAAGATTTCGTCGATATGGAAACTGTTATCTTATGTATCGTCGTCTATGCCGTACTTGGTAAAATTTCTGATTTGGTTGCCAAAAGTTTTGAAAGTCTCTTATTAGATTGGCAAAATACTGGAAGGAGCAATGCTTAA
- a CDS encoding argininosuccinate synthase: MTETKKVVLAYSGGLDTSVAIPWLKNKGYDVIACCINVGEGKDLEFIKNKAIDAGAVDAIAIDALDEFADDYALVALQGHTLYEGIYPLLSALSRPLISKKLVEIAKENDAVAIAHGCTGKGNDQVRFEVAIHALAPEMTVLGPVRDWHWSREEEIEFAKEHNIPIPIDLDSPYSIDANIWGRANECGVLEDPWNEAPEDAFDITNPIEKTPDEPTSIEIAFEKGVPVSLDGEKMKFSDMIQELNVIAGENGIGRIDHIENRLVGIKSREVYETPAAAVLLKAHKELEDLTLERDLAHFKPYIEKQLSDTIYNGLWFSPLMDSLLAFLHESQKTVNGVIKLKLFKGNVLVQGRKSPNSLYDKDLATYTSADSFDQEAAQGFIKLWGLPTQVSAQVSEKAAQQKNEADHTEVNQ, encoded by the coding sequence ATGACAGAGACAAAAAAAGTAGTTTTAGCATATTCCGGTGGATTGGACACATCAGTAGCCATTCCGTGGTTGAAAAATAAAGGATACGACGTTATTGCATGTTGTATCAATGTTGGTGAAGGAAAAGATCTTGAGTTTATCAAGAACAAAGCGATTGACGCTGGTGCAGTTGATGCAATTGCCATTGATGCTTTAGATGAATTCGCTGACGATTACGCATTAGTAGCATTACAAGGACATACCCTCTATGAAGGTATTTATCCTCTTCTCTCTGCCTTATCCCGACCTCTTATTAGTAAAAAATTAGTAGAAATTGCCAAAGAAAATGATGCAGTTGCCATTGCCCATGGCTGTACCGGAAAAGGTAACGATCAAGTTCGTTTTGAAGTTGCCATCCACGCTTTGGCTCCAGAAATGACCGTGTTAGGACCTGTTCGTGATTGGCACTGGTCACGTGAAGAAGAAATCGAATTTGCCAAGGAACACAATATTCCAATTCCGATTGATTTGGATTCACCATATTCTATCGATGCCAATATTTGGGGTCGTGCTAATGAATGTGGTGTTTTGGAAGATCCTTGGAACGAAGCACCAGAAGATGCTTTTGACATCACTAATCCAATTGAAAAAACACCAGACGAACCAACTAGTATCGAAATTGCCTTTGAAAAGGGTGTTCCTGTTTCACTAGATGGTGAAAAGATGAAGTTCTCAGATATGATTCAAGAACTAAATGTGATTGCTGGCGAAAATGGTATCGGCAGAATCGACCACATCGAAAATCGTTTGGTTGGTATCAAGTCACGTGAAGTCTATGAAACACCTGCAGCAGCAGTTTTGTTGAAAGCTCACAAAGAACTTGAAGATTTGACACTAGAACGTGATTTGGCTCATTTCAAGCCATATATTGAAAAACAATTGAGCGATACAATTTATAACGGGCTATGGTTCTCACCATTGATGGATTCATTGTTGGCCTTCTTGCATGAAAGTCAAAAGACCGTTAATGGAGTTATTAAGTTGAAGTTGTTCAAGGGTAACGTTTTGGTTCAAGGACGTAAATCACCAAATTCTCTATATGACAAAGATTTGGCAACTTACACTTCAGCTGACTCATTCGACCAAGAAGCTGCTCAAGGATTCATCAAACTATGGGGACTTCCAACACAAGTTTCCGCTCAAGTTAGCGAAAAAGCTGCTCAACAAAAGAATGAAGCTGACCATACTGAGGTGAACCAATGA
- the argH gene encoding argininosuccinate lyase — protein MSTEKLWGGRFSQQADSWVDEFGASISFDQQMADEDITGSLAHVKMLEKTGILNHDDVSKIVAGLEDIQKDLHQGKIHFSVENEDIHMNIESILTDRIGSVAGKLHTGRSRNDQVATDFHLYVKNRLPKIIEEIKTIQTTLVKLASENVETIMPGYTHLQHAQPISYGHYLMAYYSMLKRDVERFEFNQKHTDISPLGAAALAGTTFPIDRQFTADELGFGEVYSNSLDAVSDRDFALEFLSNASILMLHLSRFCEELSMWVSYEFNYLELSDKYTTGSSIMPQKKNPDMAELIRGKSGRVFGHLFGLLSTMKSLPLAYNKDLQEDKEGVFDTVKTILPALRVFNGMLSTVKVKKDNMYKATTHDFSNATELADYLATKGIPFRQAHGIVGELVLKGIQSGQNLQDISMADFKKISPLIEEDVYDVLKPEVAVERRNSYGGTGFKQVREQIEKAQEELGL, from the coding sequence ATGAGTACCGAAAAGCTCTGGGGTGGAAGATTTTCACAACAAGCCGACAGTTGGGTAGATGAATTCGGTGCTTCAATCAGCTTTGATCAACAAATGGCTGACGAAGATATAACTGGATCTTTGGCTCACGTCAAAATGTTAGAAAAAACTGGAATTTTGAATCACGACGACGTTTCAAAAATAGTTGCTGGACTTGAGGATATTCAAAAGGACCTACATCAAGGTAAAATCCATTTCTCAGTTGAAAACGAAGATATTCATATGAATATTGAAAGTATTTTAACTGATCGAATTGGATCGGTGGCTGGTAAATTGCATACAGGACGTTCAAGAAATGACCAAGTCGCAACTGATTTTCATTTGTACGTCAAGAATCGTTTACCTAAGATTATTGAAGAAATCAAAACTATCCAAACGACTTTAGTTAAATTAGCCAGTGAAAATGTCGAGACTATCATGCCAGGATATACTCACTTGCAACACGCTCAACCAATTTCTTATGGTCACTATTTAATGGCTTATTATTCAATGTTGAAACGTGACGTGGAGAGATTTGAATTTAATCAAAAACACACTGATATTTCACCATTAGGTGCTGCAGCTTTAGCCGGAACAACTTTCCCAATCGATCGTCAATTTACAGCTGACGAATTAGGATTTGGAGAAGTTTATAGTAATTCACTAGATGCGGTGTCTGATCGTGATTTTGCCTTAGAATTTTTGAGTAACGCTTCAATTTTGATGCTACATTTATCTCGTTTTTGTGAAGAGTTGAGTATGTGGGTCAGTTACGAATTTAATTATTTGGAATTAAGCGACAAGTACACGACGGGAAGTTCTATCATGCCTCAAAAGAAGAATCCTGATATGGCAGAACTTATCCGTGGCAAGAGTGGTCGAGTGTTTGGACATTTGTTCGGACTACTTTCGACGATGAAGTCTTTACCTTTGGCTTATAACAAGGATCTTCAAGAAGATAAAGAAGGCGTTTTTGATACTGTCAAAACTATTCTGCCAGCTTTGAGAGTGTTCAACGGGATGCTTTCGACTGTTAAAGTTAAAAAAGATAACATGTACAAAGCTACTACGCACGACTTTTCAAACGCGACTGAATTGGCTGATTACTTGGCTACGAAAGGGATTCCTTTTAGACAAGCACACGGAATCGTTGGAGAATTAGTTTTGAAAGGTATTCAAAGTGGTCAAAACTTACAGGATATTTCGATGGCTGACTTTAAGAAAATTTCACCTTTGATTGAAGAAGACGTTTACGATGTGTTGAAACCAGAAGTTGCCGTTGAAAGAAGAAATTCTTATGGTGGTACAGGCTTTAAACAAGTTCGTGAACAAATTGAAAAAGCTCAAGAAGAATTAGGTTTATAA
- a CDS encoding SDR family NAD(P)-dependent oxidoreductase — MTKVVVITGISSGMGRAAAIYFKQQGFEVYGGARRVERLADLSEMGIHTQKLDVTDKLSVRGLIDHVVKQQGRIDVLINNAGYGEFGPIEEVPVENAKRQFDVNLFGADRITQLVLPVMRRQNSGRIVNISSVGANIYSALGGWYYTTKASLNMWSDVLDQEVKPFGIRSVIVQPGLTKSEWSKIAFENARKNLLEDSPYENLLDKTESLFAKIKGTQATAEDLAKVFYQAATDIHPKRRYYHSIIDHGMVLTATTMPRVYRFALNKLMK; from the coding sequence ATGACTAAAGTGGTGGTAATTACTGGAATTTCGTCAGGAATGGGACGGGCAGCGGCCATTTACTTCAAACAACAAGGATTTGAAGTTTACGGTGGGGCTCGGCGCGTTGAACGGTTGGCCGATTTGTCAGAAATGGGAATTCATACTCAAAAACTTGATGTAACTGATAAGCTGTCAGTTCGAGGGTTGATTGATCACGTTGTTAAACAACAAGGCAGAATTGATGTTTTGATCAATAATGCTGGCTATGGTGAATTTGGACCAATTGAGGAAGTTCCTGTGGAAAATGCTAAGCGTCAGTTTGATGTCAATTTGTTTGGAGCAGATCGTATCACGCAATTAGTATTGCCAGTCATGCGTCGTCAAAATTCTGGTCGAATCGTTAATATTTCATCAGTCGGAGCAAATATTTACAGTGCTTTAGGTGGCTGGTATTACACGACTAAAGCTAGTTTAAATATGTGGAGCGATGTTCTAGATCAAGAAGTAAAGCCATTTGGAATTCGTTCAGTGATCGTTCAACCTGGTTTAACTAAATCGGAATGGAGCAAGATTGCTTTTGAAAATGCGCGTAAGAATTTGCTAGAAGATTCTCCGTATGAAAATCTATTGGATAAAACTGAAAGTTTATTCGCTAAAATCAAAGGTACACAGGCAACAGCAGAAGACTTGGCCAAAGTGTTCTATCAGGCTGCGACGGATATTCATCCAAAACGTCGTTACTATCATTCAATCATTGATCACGGGATGGTTTTGACAGCTACAACTATGCCTAGAGTTTATCGATTTGCTTTGAATAAGTTGATGAAATAA
- a CDS encoding helix-turn-helix domain-containing protein encodes MKIGLQLQQQRIRHNMSQNDLAEKLHISRQSISKWENGGSLPSFNNVVAISDLFDISLDELIRGDEELMDKLKNDGKIRLNYVETIIFGGIGLGIVLLILLSLFKMPSDIVKAWILVIAFAGKLGVLMNLEWRYVNRSLTKKAVFWGVIVMAMTVTDSLLSMWIGFTAGL; translated from the coding sequence ATGAAAATTGGTTTGCAACTACAACAACAGCGGATACGTCACAACATGTCACAAAATGATCTAGCCGAAAAACTACACATTTCTCGACAATCGATTTCCAAATGGGAGAATGGTGGCAGTTTGCCTAGCTTTAATAATGTAGTGGCAATCAGTGATCTGTTTGATATTTCCTTAGATGAGTTGATTCGGGGGGATGAAGAATTGATGGACAAATTGAAAAATGACGGGAAAATAAGGTTAAATTATGTTGAAACTATTATTTTTGGTGGAATTGGTTTAGGAATAGTTTTGTTGATTTTACTCAGCTTATTTAAAATGCCCAGTGATATTGTTAAAGCTTGGATCCTCGTTATTGCCTTTGCAGGTAAATTAGGAGTACTTATGAATCTTGAGTGGAGGTATGTTAATCGTAGTTTAACAAAGAAAGCCGTTTTTTGGGGAGTTATAGTGATGGCTATGACTGTGACTGACTCGTTACTTAGTATGTGGATAGGATTTACTGCAGGACTATAG
- a CDS encoding protein-export chaperone SecB: MNMTSKYLQFENPTVLKFDFQVNDDFDFENDFDSADIGTLVEMPSEEEIDWNDDIPLYLTIFVNQENDNVPYTITARIMTLFQVSELLPHSDALQLLQTEGASILLSYLRPMVSMMTSASGFPAMTLPVLDFSDSDNN, from the coding sequence ATGAATATGACTAGTAAGTATTTACAGTTTGAGAACCCTACTGTTCTAAAATTTGATTTCCAAGTTAATGACGATTTTGATTTTGAAAATGACTTCGATTCCGCCGATATTGGCACTTTAGTAGAAATGCCTAGTGAAGAAGAAATCGATTGGAATGATGATATTCCACTTTACTTAACTATTTTTGTCAACCAAGAGAACGACAACGTTCCTTACACGATCACTGCTAGAATCATGACGCTTTTTCAAGTCTCCGAACTTCTCCCTCATAGTGACGCCTTGCAGTTATTGCAGACAGAGGGAGCCTCAATTTTGTTGTCGTATTTAAGACCAATGGTCTCGATGATGACTTCTGCTAGTGGTTTTCCAGCTATGACCTTACCAGTTTTGGACTTTTCTGATAGTGACAACAACTAA
- a CDS encoding AMP-binding protein — protein sequence MSKITNQLNKQLRNNMNQEIIKDEKLNRWYKGFEVADDVRMLREEFLDLHIGYGDVVLVCLSNTAAYPLITQALWEVGAVMHPVAATTPEKELQQELKEHDYVASIVGQTLVDAALDDRVAIVSALHLQTYSLLHIIRDRSLMGHDAKVPDEDDLALIMNTSGTTGKPKRVGLTHRILLNGVKHDIESHKMTSEDTSLLVMPMFHINAQAVVILATRLSGGKLVIAEKFSASKFWNQVKENGVTWVSVVPTIVNILLINQKANESYSDDIRLRFVRCSSFALPLDKLTAFQTRFHTRILEGYGMTETASQCTINPFDAPKVGSAGKPFETDLGIMVNEQITKRPKQIGEIVVRGDHVISDYLDPHPDSFKDGWFLTGDLGYLDEDGYLFVKGRKKDIINHGGEKVAPAQVENALSQLNFIKEVSVIGTPDTLYGEAVTAVVISNGEQDEELERQKIMAHAKATLATYEQPTRIFFVKDYPRNATGKVIRLKLRQQVMSTLVRSAG from the coding sequence ATGTCAAAAATAACGAATCAATTAAACAAACAGTTAAGGAATAATATGAATCAAGAAATAATTAAGGATGAAAAGCTAAATCGTTGGTATAAAGGCTTTGAAGTTGCCGACGATGTTCGGATGTTACGTGAAGAATTTTTAGACTTGCACATTGGATACGGTGACGTAGTTTTAGTTTGTTTGTCCAACACTGCAGCTTATCCTTTAATAACACAAGCGCTTTGGGAAGTTGGAGCAGTGATGCATCCAGTCGCTGCCACAACGCCAGAAAAGGAATTACAACAAGAATTAAAAGAACACGATTATGTGGCTTCTATTGTTGGTCAAACACTAGTCGATGCGGCTTTAGATGATCGTGTGGCAATTGTTTCAGCACTACACTTGCAAACTTATTCTTTATTACACATCATTCGTGACCGTAGTTTAATGGGACATGATGCTAAAGTTCCCGATGAAGATGATTTAGCGTTGATTATGAATACTTCTGGAACTACTGGTAAGCCCAAACGTGTTGGTTTGACGCATAGAATTTTGTTGAATGGTGTCAAACATGATATTGAAAGCCACAAGATGACATCTGAAGATACTAGTTTGTTGGTTATGCCGATGTTTCATATCAATGCTCAAGCAGTGGTGATTTTGGCAACTAGATTATCCGGTGGTAAGTTAGTAATTGCTGAAAAATTCAGTGCTTCTAAGTTTTGGAATCAAGTTAAAGAGAATGGTGTTACTTGGGTATCAGTCGTACCAACTATCGTTAATATCTTGTTGATCAATCAAAAGGCCAATGAAAGCTACAGTGATGATATTCGTTTACGTTTCGTTAGATGTTCGTCATTTGCTTTGCCGCTTGATAAACTGACTGCCTTTCAAACACGTTTTCATACGAGAATTTTGGAAGGATATGGGATGACCGAAACTGCTAGTCAATGTACGATCAATCCATTTGATGCACCAAAAGTTGGTTCAGCTGGGAAGCCATTTGAAACTGATTTAGGAATTATGGTTAATGAACAAATTACTAAACGACCTAAACAAATCGGTGAAATTGTTGTCCGTGGCGACCATGTTATTAGTGATTACTTAGATCCACATCCAGATTCGTTCAAAGATGGTTGGTTTTTAACTGGTGATTTAGGATATTTGGATGAAGATGGCTACTTGTTTGTTAAAGGACGCAAAAAAGACATCATCAACCACGGTGGCGAAAAAGTAGCTCCCGCCCAGGTTGAAAATGCCTTGAGTCAATTGAATTTTATTAAAGAAGTTTCAGTTATTGGAACACCTGATACTCTTTATGGAGAAGCAGTAACGGCGGTTGTTATCAGCAATGGCGAACAAGATGAAGAATTAGAACGTCAAAAAATCATGGCTCATGCCAAGGCAACTTTAGCTACTTATGAGCAACCAACGAGAATTTTCTTCGTTAAAGATTATCCTCGTAATGCCACGGGTAAAGTTATTCGTTTGAAATTACGCCAACAAGTGATGTCAACTTTAGTTAGGAGTGCTGGATGA
- a CDS encoding ABC transporter ATP-binding protein, which produces MNNSMITIKNVNKTYNNLTALHDVNLDINQGEFIALVGMSGGGKSTLLRLIAGLEKPTSGSVQINSTDTKSLIRVMFQEDRLLPWMSVLDNLSFGSKDKNTKAHAKELLDLVELGDYADHFPNQLSGGQKQRVALARALMSHPKILLLDEPLGALDALTRRKMQDLILNICQKQNLTTILVTHDVEEAARMADRIVVMKDSTNSYEEDCPKNRNAGQIGIVADRVLGEILEEPEVQQQTA; this is translated from the coding sequence ATGAATAATTCAATGATTACAATTAAAAACGTAAATAAAACTTATAATAATTTAACTGCTTTACACGATGTAAATTTAGATATCAATCAAGGTGAATTTATCGCCTTAGTTGGTATGAGTGGTGGTGGTAAGAGTACTCTGTTACGCCTCATCGCTGGCTTGGAAAAACCTACTAGTGGTTCAGTTCAAATCAATTCAACTGATACGAAATCTTTAATCCGCGTAATGTTCCAAGAAGATAGATTACTTCCCTGGATGTCCGTTTTAGACAATTTATCCTTTGGTTCAAAAGATAAAAACACTAAAGCGCATGCCAAAGAATTACTCGATTTAGTTGAACTAGGAGACTACGCTGATCACTTTCCTAATCAATTATCTGGTGGTCAAAAACAACGTGTCGCCTTGGCTAGAGCCTTAATGAGCCATCCTAAAATTTTACTGTTGGACGAACCTTTAGGAGCTTTGGATGCTTTGACAAGACGCAAGATGCAAGACTTAATCTTAAATATCTGTCAAAAACAAAATCTAACAACTATCTTAGTTACCCACGATGTCGAAGAAGCTGCTCGAATGGCTGATCGTATCGTTGTTATGAAAGATTCAACTAATTCATATGAAGAAGATTGCCCTAAGAATCGCAACGCTGGTCAAATCGGTATCGTCGCTGATCGAGTTCTTGGTGAAATCTTGGAAGAACCCGAAGTACAACAACAAACTGCTTAA